In one Oryza glaberrima chromosome 2, OglaRS2, whole genome shotgun sequence genomic region, the following are encoded:
- the LOC127761067 gene encoding protein REPRESSOR OF SILENCING 3, which yields MAAAAVEEGGGGGAVARIFVGGISEGVAAADLEAMFASVGRVAGVEFVRTNGRSFAYVDFHCPSNKALAKLFSTYNGCKWKGGKLRLEKAKEHYLTRLKREWEQEAAAAQEMPASADVESKKEKLEPNKAVLDSTKINIYFPKLRKVKALPFKGTGKHKYSFRHIEVPSYPIHFCDCEEHCGPPEAANDEYASVLDAAAYEKERSIMNSVMSKLFEKENDHLDSMEIQNHGVDFDAAEPSNARNELQMDKREETSEEDLDDQMEETEDPSEEELDDLVLNIVTRKPKSSVAQLNSKKQAADKDSRFRKRQQFEESSLQKRHKSSDFSETRNRKQSFPAISGAIQNEQKSSDLSGKGTHEFSSELDGDKSSASVQDVEALADSSTRNGSEQNSLASEPKRVSLWTQKSAWRDLVGGMGSASFSLSQILPNTNPAPPKVSNATEASASHAESRTKVKPSGKSLKPSEAATQLLPEQKMPTSSMAMLSSERKENNKLEKERVVPKITIGEVCPFMRNSESEKQWSKAKKVLTGFIKKGNESTGSNVGKGKPSTRR from the exons atggcggcggcggcggtggaggagggaggcggcggtggtgccgtGGCGCGGATCTTCGTGGGTGGTATTTCGGAGGGCGTGGCGGCCGCCGACCTGGAGGCCATGTTCGCCTCCgtcggccgcgtcgccggcgtcgagttCGTGCGCACCAACGGCCGCAGCTTCGCCTACGTCGACTTCCACTGCCCCTCCAACAAGGCTCTCGCCAAGCTCTTCTCCACC TACAATGGGTGTAAGTGGAAAGGGGGAAAACTTAGGCTGGAGAAGGCTAAGGAGCACTACCTTACTCGCCTGAAGCGTGAATGGGAGCaggaagcggcagcggcgcaggAAATGCCAGCTAGTGCTGATGTGGAGAGCAAGAAGGAGAAGCTCGAGCCGAATAAGGCTGTTTTGGATAGTACGAAGATTAACATCTACTTCCCAAAACTGAGGAAG GTGAAAGCCTTGCCTTTTAAAGGCACTGGAAAGCACAAATACAGTTTCCGGCATATCGAAGTCCCTTCTTACCCAATTCATTTTTGTGACTGTGAGGAGCACTGTGGACCTCCAGAGGCAGCTAATGATGAATATGCTTCTGTTCTTGATGCTGCTGCATATGAGAAGGAGCGCAGTATTATGAATTCTGTGATGAGCAAGCTCTTTGAGAAGGAGAATGACCATTTAGATTCAATGGAAATTCAGAATCATGGTGTCGATTTTGATGCCGCGGAACCCTCTAACGCCAGGAATGAGTTGCAAATGGATAAAAGAGAAGAAACTTCTGAGGAAGATTTGGATGACCAAATGGAAGAAACAGAAGATCCTTCTGAGGAAGAATTGGATGATCTCGTGCTTAACATCGTGACTCGCAAGCCAAAAAGCTCTGTAGCACAATTGAATAGCAAAAAGCAAGCAGCGGATAAG GATTCACGCTTCAGAAAACGTCAACAATTTGAAGAATCTTCTCTGCAGAAGAGGCATAAATCCTCTGATTTCTCTGAAACTAGAAATAGGAAACAGTCTTTCCCTGCTATATCAGGAGCCATCCAAAATGAACAAAAATCTTCAGATTTGTCAGGAAAAGGTACACATGAGTTCTCATCAGAACTCGATGGAGATAAAAGTTCTGCTAGTGTCCAAGATGTTGAAGCACTAGCAGATTCTTCTACCAGAAATGGGAGTGAACAAAATTCGCTTGCTAGTGAACCTAAAAGAGTTTCCTTGTGGACTCAGAAATCTGCCTGGAGGGATCTTGTTGGTGGCATGGGGAGTGCATCTTTCAGTCTATCACAAATATTGCCAAACACCAATCCAGCACCACCAAAAGTTTCAAATGCTACCGAGGCCTCTGCTTCACATGCTGAGTCCAGGACGAAAGTGAAACCAAGCGGGAAATCTTTGAAACCCTCGGAAGCTGCAACTCAGCTCTTGCCTGAGCAGAAGATGCCTACAAGTTCCATGGCAATGCTGTCTAGTGAGCGTAAGGAGAATAATAAGCTGGAAAAGGAGAGGGTGGTTCCAAAGATCACTATTGGTGAAGTGTGTCCGTTCATGAGAAATTCAGAGTCAGAAAAGCAATGGTCAAAGGCAAAGAAGGTTCTGACTGGTTTCATCAAGAAGGGCAATGAGAGCACTGGATCGAATGTCGGGAAAGGGAAGCCATCAACAAGGAGATAA
- the LOC127761068 gene encoding leucine-rich repeat extensin-like protein 7 encodes MISRGHAAAAWALLLLLLGAAVAQHEGNVSEEYAASFASRYDAPPSWAFPNPRLRAAYAALQAWKQTAIFSDPSNFTASWVGANVCAYNGVYCAPSPGYGGGGGGGLVVAGIDLNHADIAGYLPASLPLGLPDLALIHLNSNRFCGVVPDTFRRLRLLHELDLSNNRFVGAFPEVVLALPSLRYLDLRFNDFEGSIPPALFDRPLDAIFLNSNRLRNPIPANLGNSPASVVVLAHNNLGGCIPPSIGKMADTLNEIVLIADELTGCVPTQVGLLRKVTVFDVSDNHLQGPIPASVAGMAAVEQLDVARNLFEGAVPAGVCGLASLKNFTYTDNFITSRPGCGVATADGVWNCIPGAPGQRPPSQCAAAAAHPFDCSKAQCQAASYTPTPGGSPRRGGQGPPAPVSSPPRRRGPYPQPPSSSPTPSYPSPSSSYPAPPGSNTPSYPSPPSSATTPSSHSPPGGSSSTTPSYPSPNGGKPSTPSHPSPPGSTTPSYPSPPSSSTTPSYHSPPQGHTTPSHPSPPSSSTAPPSHSPPQSTPTHPSYPSPPVTYTPPPPTSADRPDVRFAPPPGSYGPIPSTPPSSGSPPSPSSGYQPPSGQPGASPPTQHVPGAGTPTTTPPSHSHPSTPPSPSGPSFHPPPTPHNCSPPSHGSSTGGGHGGGHPPSTSTPPGGKLPFPPVYGVSYASPPPPVKPYN; translated from the coding sequence ATGATCTCtcgcggccacgccgccgcggcgtgggcgctgctgctgctgctgctcggggcggcggtggcacagCACGAGGGCAACGTGTCGGAGGAGTACGCGGCGTCGTTCGCGTCGCGGTacgacgcgccgccgtcgtgggcGTTCCCCAAcccgcgcctccgcgccgcgtACGCCGCGCTCCAGGCGTGGAAGCAGACGGCCATCTTCTCCGACCCCTCCAACTTCACCGCCAGCTGGGTCGGCGCCAACGTCTGCGCCTACAACGGCGTCTACtgcgcgccgtcgcccggctacggcggcggcggaggtggaggtctcgtcgtcgccggcattGACCTCAACCACGCCGACATCGCCGGGTACCTGCCGGCGTCGCTCCCGCTGGGGCTCCCCGACCTCGCCCTCATCCACCTCAACTCCAACCGCTTCTGCGGCGTCGTGCCCGACAcgttccgccgcctccgcttgcTCCACGAGCTCGACCTCAGCAACAACCGCTTCGTCGGCGCGTTCCCGGAGGTGGTGCTCGCGCTCCCCTCGCTCCGCTACCTCGACCTCAGGTTCAACGACTTCGAGGGCTCCATCCCGCCCGCGCTGTTCGACCGCCCGCTCGACGCCATCTTCCTCAACTCCAACCGCCTCCGCAACCCCATCCCGGCCAACCTCGGCAACTCGCCGGCGAGCGTCGTCGTGCTCGCGCACAACAACCTCGGGGGATGCATCCCGCCGTCCATCGGCAAGATGGCGGACACGCTCAACGAGATCGTGCTCATCGCCGACGAGCTCACCGGCTGCGTCCCCACGCAGGTGGGGCTGCTCAGGAAGGTGACGGTGTTCGACGTCAGCGACAACCACCTGCAGGGCCCGATCCCGGCGAGCGTTGCTGGGATGGCCGCCGTCGAGCAGCTCGACGTCGCCAGGAACCTCTTCGAGGGGGCCGTGCCGGCCGGCGTCTGCGGCCTCGCCAGCCTCAAGAACTTCACCTACACGGACAACTTCATCACCTCGCGCCCGGGCTGCGGCGTGGCCACCGCCGACGGCGTGTGGAACTGCATCCCCGGCGCGCCGGGGCAGCGGCCGCCGTCGCagtgcgccgccgctgcggcgcaCCCGTTCGACTGCAGCAAGGCGCAATGCCAGGCCGCGTCCTACACCCCGACGCCCGGTGGTAGCCCTCGACGTGGTGGCCAAGGGCCACcggcgccggtgagctcgccaCCACGGCGCAGAGGTCCGTACCCGCAGCCGCCATCGAGCTCTCCTACCCCGTCAtacccctcgccgtcgtcgtcctacCCGGCGCCACCGGGGTCGAACACCCCGTCCTACCCGTCGCCGCCATCCAGCGCCACCACACCGTCGTCCCACTCGCCGCCGGGGGGCTCGAGCTCGACCACACCGTCCTACCCGTCGCCCAATGGTGGCAAGCCCAGTACACCGTcgcacccctcgccgccgggatCCACCACTCCGTCctacccctcgccgccgtcgagctccaCGACCCCGTCCTACCACTCGCCGCCGCAGGGCCACACCACCCCATCACACCCGTCACCGCCGTCGAGCTCCACCGCTCCGCCGTCCCACTCGCCGCCGCAGAGCACGCCTACTCATCCGTCCTACCCTTCGCCGCCGGTGACATAcacgcctcctccgccgaccTCGGCCGACAGACCAGACGTGcggttcgcgccgccgcctggctcGTACGGCCCCATCCCCTCGACCCCTCCGTCctccggctcgccgccgtcgccttcctccgGCTACCAGCCGCCGTCGGGCCAGCccggcgcgtcgccgccgacgcagcACGTGCCGGGAGCGGGGACCCCGACCACCACGCCACCATCGCACTCGCATCCATCCAccccgccatcgccatcggGGCCAAGCTtccacccgccgccgacgccgcacaactgctcgccgccgtctcacGGTAgcagcaccggcggcggccacggtggTGGACACCCGCCGTCGACGTCAACGCCGCCCGGCGGGAAGCTCCCGTTCCCGCCGGTGTACGGCGTGTCgtacgcgtcgccgccgccgccggtgaagcCGTACAACtag
- the LOC127763858 gene encoding uncharacterized protein LOC127763858, with amino-acid sequence MRPWLVPPPPPARHGVVIRMLQAPAVVALAAVLAASTSPATAAAAAADPAPQEEAAAEGGAASTLCNVPPTLSGEDKQAEKIKHPKSASAMRCTSKCVSTCVLGGAGSPGVDGPFNIRRPLVVFKEDFRSRQYCLLECSDICNLIKDGEDGQ; translated from the exons ATGCGGCCGTGgcttgtgccgccgccgccgccggcgcggcacgGCGTGGTGATCAGGATGCTGcaggcgccggcggtggtggcgctggccgccgtgctcgcggcgtcgacgtcgccagcgacggcggcggcggcggctgctgatCCGGCTccgcaggaggaggcggcggcggagggcggcgcggcgagcacgCTGTGCAACGTGCCGCCGACGCTGTCGGGGGAGGACAAGCAGGCGGAGAAGATAAAGCACCCAAAGTCGGCGAGCGCCATGCGGTGCACCTCCAAGTGCGTCAGCACCTgcgtcctcggcggcgccggctcgcCCGGCGTCGACGGCCCCTTCAACATAAGGAG ACCACTGGTGGTGTTCAAGGAGGATTTTCGCAGCCGTCAGTACTG CCTTCTGGAATGCTCGGACATCTGCAACCTAATCAAGGACGGAGAAGATGGCCAATGA